The nucleotide window tttttttttaattggtaagCAGATGGTCATATgggttatgtcccttgtgcctgataCACTGGATCATACACCCCTTGAAGCAGAAGaccataatactaaatattacttctTGGTAGTAGAATACATAATGAATGAGAGGTACCCACCCACTACCAGACCGCTACCCAGACAGGATTGCAAagcaaagccctacaaccaagtaaactAACTGCATCACTTCCTTgatgtctttttttaaatgcaaagaTATTATTATGGTTAGGTACTGCATTAAGATTTAAGCAttactgaaatttaaatataaaagtcaattctattgttaagacatatttttgaaatgtttttgtgAACTAGAAaccaacttttattttaatatttaaatttcttttttttatccttaaaatttaaatgtctcTTAGCATTAAGCCTACAGCCATGTACAAAACAAACTATACTGTAGTAAACAATACTCTTTTTAagtcctattttaaataaaaaaaaaacattattttatcaagtaTTATACAGCATCTTATTGTTGTTTATAGTTTGCTATtgtgagtatttattatattgttaataaagaaaGTTAAAACTATGATTGatatgtattgaaaaatattacattcatattGTTTGTCATACTGATGTGTCATAGGTTTGGTTTCTTAAAATGGGCTCATGTGTATATTACCTTTTGAAACAATAAGGACATAACCATGATTAGAAACAggccataataataaattatataaattatccgTTACAAGACCAATACTATGAATCATTGTTGACATCCTTTTTTCCattataactgttttattttgtatcatttataaaaagtgGTTAGTGTTAAGTTAGATAAGATAAATTGCTACCTAAATGTCAATTATTCAAATCCACACTGAAACATTCAGTGAAGATACTAAATCATTCTGAATTCTGATAGGTTGAACACATCTTCATGCAGggaatatattacatttcaaaacaaGAATTTACTAGAATCTGAATTTGTTACttgggttttattttattgcgacAGTTGCGCAATTTTTTGTTGTGAATACAGACTTACTTATAAAACTGCTTCATCACCACAAATTATTGTTCATAACCTACAAAGAACGAGATACAATTTAAAGAATAcagttataattgaatttactaACCAACTGCGGCGAATTCGTCTGGTGTTCTACCGCCCGCTAGAAGCCACCGACACCAGTCGATCGTCTCCCACTCATCTATAGCCTTGCTGGGGTTCAGCAAGACTTCAAGAAGTGGGCCGAGGTGCTGCGGTGAACCGCTCGCGCAATCCGCATGGATATACGCAGCTGCACCTCGTTTCCCCTTTTTCATTAACACTTGAGCCGTCGAATTTGACATTTTAACACTTTATTCACTAGTCACATCAACAAGCTAACTATACACATAAGTCACTGTATATTTCGGTCACTCACGGAAGAAACACCATTACCAGTTTTACATAAGGCAATGAACTGCGGTCCGTAACGCATCCGCGGTTAAACATCGTGGTGGTGTGTTGCTAAAGTACCATTTTGTGAGAATTTTAAACTATAACACTGCATCAAATGATAACGTTGAAGTTTTCAAAAGAAttacaaataactaaaatacttcgcagttaaaaataataatagagcaATGCAGAAACAACTCGGCCATTGGTATGGGttaccattaaaataaaatttaatatttaaaaaaaaattattgcctGTATTgcccgataaaaaaataaaatataataaactttgaaaattttttgagcgaatacatattttataacttatagaAAGCCTCAGACGAAGatgtattagaataaaatatgtactttttttCAATGACTTTTAATTCTTTTCTTGATCAGATTgaattatactaataattataaacaaacaataattaatgaattttgaaTTGCTAtctatttttgtttcgttttttttctgACGATcacgatttttaatttaaatacgtataaatgccatattaaaaaaagtcagtGTGATCTTTTAGTCGACTGTATTCTACTGCATTCTGCATGacttttataatctgtaattttattttgatgcgCAGAaccatagataatacatatatactgaaaGAACGCAGTGCGTTTCGCGCAtgtgtactttttatttttaactacttGTTATTGTCATTTTGAAAATTCAACGTGGTTTTTCAACTTCTGTAAAATCATACATGTCTttgattattgtatattataaataaggcatacattagctaatattataatactgaatAGAGCTTACAAGGAAAACATCATGGGTGAAGAGAAAAAGGTTATGTTTCACGAAATGGAATTAGATGATCGAATATTAAAGGTgcgttttttcttattatatatcaaatatatttaaaagaataaataattatacactaataaataaagttcggcttaaacagtttaaaattgataatggCTTGCTAATTTTCCACATTTATTGAAGTTAGTGATAGTAACCGTATGATATTAAGAAATTGAAATGAAGAGTACATTTTGTATAGCTTATTTTAGGCAATATCCCAACTTGGATGGCCAAATCCAACCCTAATACAAGAGACTGCAATACCTCTTCTATTGGAAGGCAAAGATGTACTCATGCGCGCGAGGACAGGATCAGGAAAGACAGCAGCATTCACAATACCAGTCATACAAAAGATATTGAATCTTAAAAATACAAGTACACATCAAGGTATCAAAGCCCTTATATTGTCTCCGAGTAAAGAGTTATGTGGTCaggtaattacaattatatataaaagcataatTTTAAGGTATTAGTTGTAAATGATTATTGTTTAGTtacaataacttattatattaactcaAACTACAAAAAGTAAGAAGcatttgaaatacttttttttattgtaccaaAACTTGATCTAGGTTCTTGTGCTTTTCGAAAAAAAGCTGAAGTACCTGagaagttttcttttttataaaaatataaattccaatTATTTCAGATTACGTCAGTAATAAATGACTTAACACTAAAATGTTCAAGAGAAGTTCGTTGCATAGATATATCACAAAATGGAGATATGCAAATACAAAAGTCTTTGCTAGCTGATAAGCCAGATATTGTTGTAGCGACACCGTCAAGGGCATTAGCACACTTGAAATCCAATAGTATGAGATTAAAGGAAGATTTGTCTGTTCTTGTTGTTGATGAGGCTGACTTGGTATTTTCGTTTGGATATGAAGCTGAAATTAAAGAACTTTTAgggtgattattattattttatttttagatttagccattatatgaaatatttactctGGGtgctatttggcagtagaatatctgataagtggctGGTACTtaaccagacaggcttgcacaaaaccctatcaccaagtaaatttttcttttcgattgcataaaatattcaatttttgatttttattacagacattTGCCAAAAATCTATCAGGCAGTTCTTGCTTCAGCAACTCTGTCGGATGATGtactaagtttaaaaaaaatagtcctTAGAAATCCAGTGACTTTGAAACTTGAGGAGCCAGAGTTAGCTCCATCATCACAATTGCAGCATTACCATCTGTTTGCGGAAGAGGATGACAAAGCAGCTATACTATATGCACttctaaaactaaatttaattaggGGAAAAAGTATAATCTTTGTTAGAACAGTAGATAGATGCTATAAGTAAGTAAtccactaaatatataaaagacataacaaaacaaacagTAACTTGATATGTTGTCATTAATAACAGACTAAGGagcagtttattttatattttagattaaaactTTACTTGGAACAGTTCAAAATTAGTTCATGCGTCTTAAATTCAGAGTTACCAGCTGCGATCAGATGTCTGTCGGTAGAACAGTTCAATAGAGGACGATATGAAATAATTGTAGCATCGGATGAGAAAGCTTTAGAAAAACCGGATGGTGGATTGCTTGGTGATGAAGAGTTTGGAAAGAAGAGAAGGGtatgtattttcaattttgatttaatttttttcatacatcAAAAACCATCTCTTTCAATCCTTCTTATTATTATCAGTAAAAGAAAACTAACATGTATAACCTATTTCAGCAAAAATCTAAACGTAAGAAAGACAAAGAATCAGGTGTGTCACGTGGCATTGATTTCCAGCATGTATCCAATGTTATCAACTTCGACTTTCCTCTGGATGTCACTTCATATGTTCATCGAGCGGGACGTACTGCTAGGGGAAACAACCAGGTATGTTTGATAATAACTTGACCAGCTTCATACTTATTACCAAATGCTTTAAAGTATTATCTAAAATAGGTTGAGATTGTGTTAGCACAGCAAGAgtacattttcaaaatttatttaaagttaaatatgtatgtgaatattttatttaacagttaGATAAGGGTACTACACTCTGTGGTGGGGGTGTGTTGATGTGGTATAGATTTTTAGCCAGTTACCACTTACCCCCATGCAACCTACATGCTTACTTGTTTAATCTGAACttctgattaaaattattttataaaagtttatgaaatgtataaaaatcaatataaactaTCACTAGAAACACATCcactgttttttattatttataaaatatttttttagggatCAGTTCTGTCCTTCGTAGCTATAAAAGAGAAGCCACTTATGGATGCGGTCGAGGACCATTTATCAAAAGGGTTTAATGGGCAACAAGTATTACAGTAAGTTCATGTTTGGTAATCAACATATTGTTTCGttattgtacatattaaaataattatttaaaaaatattagtccaTGATTAAATGTCATCCTTATAAGCCATTGTAACTcatcattaatattatgatcTCTCCAAaagagaattttatttttaaagtaaaaaaatcctaacgatttatttagttatttgaaatttattctcACTTAAGCTCTTTCGTGTCATGCAGGAAATATGAGTTTGCTCTGGAGTCCGTGGAAGGGTTCCGTTACCGCTCCCGCGACGCGTGGCGCGCCGTCACACGCGTGGCCGTACGAGAGGCCAGGCTCGCTGAGCTACGTCGAGAACTGCTGGCCTGCCGACAACTGCAGGTACAGAAAAAGTTGTATTTCTTTCGCGCAGCTGCAGTAACATTTTCATGatgacacatacatacatatcactTTGATGAACGACTAATCTTCTCTCTGACTTGATGAGTCCAcctgaaatatttttctattccgAGGACATTTTTTAacctcttttttttattgtagggCTACTTTGAAGAGAACCCGACGGACCACGCGGCTCTGAAGCGAGACAAGGCGCTGCATACAGTGCGCCTGCAGCCGCAGCTGGCCCACGTGCCAGAGTACTTGCTGCCGGCCGCTCTGAGGAACGAGGACACGGAGGCCGATGTGGACGCAGCAGCGCCGGCGCCTAAGAAGAAAAAACAAGCTGGTAACTTTGGGAGTGCAAAGAGGCATAAATATCAGGTTGgttatttgcatattttattatgtattatcagAATATAACAGcagatacttaaatatttaataccgaCGAAAGTTTTATTGCTAAAGTTTGTGATGTCACCCATCTTTTAACCAAAACGCTGTTTATTAAACctctcataataaatatcagaGTTAGGCTATGACAAGTAACTTTTTAACACAGATCATGTTATAAATTtgcagttattaaataattaaccagTTAAACTAAGTGGTTGGATTCCATATAATgtaatccggctcgaaggaccataaAATtaggataaaatttaattactttcaaTATTAAGATTGAGatatttgtcaaataatttagtttgtttACTTGTATCTGACTACACTTCATGTAGATAAAGATTGAAATCTTTTTACTTGTTCACAGGCACGTCAAAGCGACCCCCTCAAAAGTTTTCAGTTGAAGAACCTGAAGAAGACGCCTGCAGCAGACGACACATAGTACTTTGTTAGTATCGAGAAGAGAATTTTCTAATACAAAGACTTTTTATACTGACAAATGTTGTTTCTAAACGATtgtaattgtgtaaataaagtGTGTctgatgttttgtttttttctttacacaGTGCGAGCAACACGTGGTCGCGTTATTAGTTGAGGAGTTTGGTTAGTACGATATTAATGATGCGTGGGTGTAAAAgtcttatgtaataaaatatatataatgttctgtttaatttgttaatggattttttattttgtactagaaactaaaagataatttaagaaCACATAAATAGTTCAACGATGTAGCGCTGTGAAATAAGCAGGTTCGATCCTGCAATATTTGCTAATGTCGTCTCTACGTCTTATATGAGCTATGCACTTAAGTGGTAaggaaaatacaaatattagtaACGTTTATACGTTAAAATACGTTTTGAGTAGGTATGTACAtgtacttaaaaacaaaattcttgattattaagataaaattatgaaactgCGATCATGATTAGTTACATTTCTAGGtgattatgaaaacaataatatcttagtagtgaacaaataaaaaagtaataattattttagggaAAAAACAAATACCAGTAAAAATATGCTATCTCATTTACTAGAGTTTGGGTGTAATAACTtgattcgaaaataaatattaataaaagtgaacttgaaaattttatcataataaattgttttgcaAACAAATGTAGGTTAAACTAATGAATtactaactaatataattttataaattttatgaaatatatagatttgtatatgcaataaaaaatctgcatttctatttaaatgtaatgctaAAATGCTTTCTAATTCTTTATCAAACAAAATCGggtttaaaaaagttttagccGTGTAATTTTACTTAACCAAatctaaaagtattatttttttaataaaagtagaatTCGAAATGTAAGCTTTAGCCTAGTTAGctagtctatttaaaaaaaaaagaaatccacCATTTGCATAAAGATGAGGTATCATTTGCTTTTATTTTCCATAAGACTAACAACATCACTTCAAATTTAGCACTTGCATGTTTGCTTATTTAATTGCTATATTGAAATAAGTATGtgcatgagttttttttttaacgggTTATCAGGTGAATTTAGTTACAATCTGTAGCCGAAACTCGAGAAAAAGATGCAGGTATAATAAAGCGGGAAAAGAGGAAGTTAAATGATCTCTTACAACTTTTTTTTGATCTTTTGATTCAATATGAGGTCATTGATTCGTTGTCTCCCTGTTTATTTGGcgatatagttatattaattatgggTGGACTGCGCAGAACGCAAGTCCAACTACCAAAAATTACACGTACGACGTATTCCAGTGTGGAATAGTCACAGACCAGCTTATTCCAGCCGCAGTGCAATGGCTGGCGCCAGCCCGGGGCATCCGCCTTCTTGATCACGGTACACCCTACGCAAGGTTAGTATGCTCGATTTTACTTCGCACTGCCTTATATACCCGCGTCCGGGAATCTTGACATCGCGATTTAATTATCGGATCAGTGACATCTGTTAGCGGATTTTGGAAATAATTAGATGACGTACAATGCATTGCCTTATTGAAAAATTTGAATTCAGAATACCAAATCAAGCATGTtcgaaaagaaatatatttttaaaaagtttgatCTAATTTTAGTATTGCATGTCTCGGCCTGCTCATTTTGTAATTGCGctcattgaatttataaatactttttaacagTCGTTTTCatgattaattaaaagatttttcttatattaatcagacagatttattatgataaaaataaattatagtcttGTTTATAAGTACACTTTATTagttaacaaaaaatttaaacagattTCGAATTCCGCCtttttcttggcggttctttgATTACAGTTCTAGAGTCGCTGAAGGCTCTTCTGAGCGAGAGAGCTCGTTGACAGAGTGACTCGTTGCTCGGCGGGTTCAGATACGAAAACGGACGATTGAGATAGTAACCGTATGCGCCCATCTCTCGACGATGCCATGGATTTGTTGTTATCCTGGAACAAAAAAgtcttaatatgtaaattacgaAAGAGATcgcaatatttctttattatatcaGTGAAATAAATTAGCTTGATTCTGTATTTTATAGGGTACAGTACAGTGATTCAATATGAATCTATGCACTAAATATATTGAACACAAGCTTAATAGCAAGTAGATGTTCTATTTAAACGAAGGTCGTAgcggatttttttgtattatacattCAATTACCcactgaaattattatatagtatttcatAATCACCATATCATTAGCGGTGGCGCCACTGACTTAGGTCGAGTGTACACGTAAAATACAAGCGGCACCGTCGAACACATCCAAATCATCCATTGCTGCATCATCTGACAGCTTTCGACTTCATTAATTGGTACTGAGCCGTCGTTCTGTAAATAACCGCAATGTTTAAAAAAGAATTCTCAGTTCaaattttttattccatttcaGACGATGTTTTAATTGCTtgaaaatgagtttttttttttatttcgaaagcACTTTTACGTTCTTGTGAataaatacagacgaattgagaacctcctccaatatttaatcaaatggGAAAGtcccaaaatatttaaatatttgtaacagtgaacgttgtgttattaaatattctgtaaTTGTAGGATTTTAAATTTGCATTGCGCTTTAATAACCGtctgattaataaaatataattaaaaatcatcttttttatatagatatttacaaggcagtaatttttttttgagacTACGTTTTACGTCAGcagtactttattaaaaaacaaatatattctttGCAATTACGagatgtgttttaaatttaccgTTTCATAACAATATCGGACTAAAAATTTCGTGATGTTTGTGACCACAAACCAAAAATGGAGACTGTAAATAACCATCCAAATGAATAATAGATTctgaaacagataaaaaatataaacttcaatTATTGAATCTCATCTCCTATACATCTTCATACGACTGCATacttatttattgctttatacCTGCAAAACTATCTCCCATAATGGTATACGTCTGAATATGAATCTTCTGAACATCGCTGATATCAAACGATGAGCAAGTGCAGCTGATCCTAATGCCCACAAGATTGTCGGAACTGTTGACAGGTAACTTTCACCACATTTTGACCAATCGAATagctgaaataaaattgttgaaaatacGAGGATCAATTAGGATTTCAAACCTATATAATGGGAAGGAAATAAAGCTCCTATTAGTTCTAAGTTTGAAACTCAGTTGTAATACAAGTTCttaattcgttatttatttattattaaaatacaatttggaAATCTGGATAAATAGacgaattgtttttttgtcttttttttta belongs to Vanessa tameamea isolate UH-Manoa-2023 chromosome 13, ilVanTame1 primary haplotype, whole genome shotgun sequence and includes:
- the LOC113397921 gene encoding uncharacterized protein LOC113397921 produces the protein MLYSKVLSYVRSGSTELFDWSKCGESYLSTVPTILWALGSAALAHRLISAMFRRFIFRRIPLWEIVLQNLLFIWMVIYSLHFWFVVTNITKFLVRYCYETNDGSVPINEVESCQMMQQWMIWMCSTVPLVFYVYTRPKSVAPPLMIWITTNPWHRREMGAYGYYLNRPFSYLNPPSNESLCQRALSLRRAFSDSRTVIKEPPRKRRNSKSV
- the LOC113397817 gene encoding probable ATP-dependent RNA helicase DDX56 isoform X1 produces the protein MGEEKKVMFHEMELDDRILKAISQLGWPNPTLIQETAIPLLLEGKDVLMRARTGSGKTAAFTIPVIQKILNLKNTSTHQGIKALILSPSKELCGQITSVINDLTLKCSREVRCIDISQNGDMQIQKSLLADKPDIVVATPSRALAHLKSNSMRLKEDLSVLVVDEADLVFSFGYEAEIKELLGHLPKIYQAVLASATLSDDVLSLKKIVLRNPVTLKLEEPELAPSSQLQHYHLFAEEDDKAAILYALLKLNLIRGKSIIFVRTVDRCYKLKLYLEQFKISSCVLNSELPAAIRCLSVEQFNRGRYEIIVASDEKALEKPDGGLLGDEEFGKKRRQKSKRKKDKESGVSRGIDFQHVSNVINFDFPLDVTSYVHRAGRTARGNNQGSVLSFVAIKEKPLMDAVEDHLSKGFNGQQVLQKYEFALESVEGFRYRSRDAWRAVTRVAVREARLAELRRELLACRQLQGYFEENPTDHAALKRDKALHTVRLQPQLAHVPEYLLPAALRNEDTEADVDAAAPAPKKKKQAGNFGSAKRHKYQARQSDPLKSFQLKNLKKTPAADDT
- the LOC113397817 gene encoding probable ATP-dependent RNA helicase DDX56 isoform X2 — translated: MRARTGSGKTAAFTIPVIQKILNLKNTSTHQGIKALILSPSKELCGQITSVINDLTLKCSREVRCIDISQNGDMQIQKSLLADKPDIVVATPSRALAHLKSNSMRLKEDLSVLVVDEADLVFSFGYEAEIKELLGHLPKIYQAVLASATLSDDVLSLKKIVLRNPVTLKLEEPELAPSSQLQHYHLFAEEDDKAAILYALLKLNLIRGKSIIFVRTVDRCYKLKLYLEQFKISSCVLNSELPAAIRCLSVEQFNRGRYEIIVASDEKALEKPDGGLLGDEEFGKKRRQKSKRKKDKESGVSRGIDFQHVSNVINFDFPLDVTSYVHRAGRTARGNNQGSVLSFVAIKEKPLMDAVEDHLSKGFNGQQVLQKYEFALESVEGFRYRSRDAWRAVTRVAVREARLAELRRELLACRQLQGYFEENPTDHAALKRDKALHTVRLQPQLAHVPEYLLPAALRNEDTEADVDAAAPAPKKKKQAGNFGSAKRHKYQARQSDPLKSFQLKNLKKTPAADDT